One genomic window of Quercus robur chromosome 6, dhQueRobu3.1, whole genome shotgun sequence includes the following:
- the LOC126688563 gene encoding 60S ribosomal protein L23, whose protein sequence is MSKRGRGGSAGNKFRMSLGLPVAATVNCADNTGAKNLYIISVKGIKGRLNRLPSACVGDMVMATVKKGKPDLRKKVLPAVIVRQRKPWRRKDGVFMYFEDNAGVIVNPKGEMKGSAITGPIGKECADLWPRIASAANAIV, encoded by the exons ATGTCGAAGCGAG GACGTGGAGGGTCTGCTGGTAACAAATTCAGGATGTCACTGGGTCTGCCAGTGGCTGCAACAGTCAACTGTGCTGATAACACTGGGGCAAAGAACCTGTACATCATTTCCGTGAAGGGAATCAAGGGTCGCTTGAACAGGTTACCATCTGCTTGTGTTGGTGACATGGTGATGGCCACTGTCAAGAAAGGGAAGCCTGATCTCAGGAAGAAGGTGTTGCCTGCAGTCATTGTGAGGCAGCGCAAGCCATGGCGCCGAAAGGATGGGGTCTTCATGTACTTTGAAG ATAATGCTGGGGTAATCGTGAATCCCAAGGGAGAGATGAAAG gaTCTGCTATTACTGGTCCTATTGGGAAGGAATGTGCGGATCTTTGGCCAAGGATTGCAAGTGCTGCCAATGCCATTGTTTAA